The Astatotilapia calliptera chromosome 17, fAstCal1.2, whole genome shotgun sequence genome has a segment encoding these proteins:
- the tmem243b gene encoding transmembrane protein 243b yields MDDFTTRTYGTSGLDNRPLFGETSARDRIINTAVGGFTSVVVLVTVICSFVFPTMPPRPLNIFFAVCILLTCSSTLVLIFWYRQGNLEPKFRNLIYFMLASIVLLCICANLYFHDVR; encoded by the exons ATGGATGACTTCACTACAAGGACGTATGGCACGAGTGGCCTGGACAACAGACCGCTGTTTGGAGAGACGTCCGCTCGG GATCGAATCATCAACACGGCAGTGGGGGGATTTACGTCTGTGGTGGTTCTG GTGACTGTCATCTGTTCCTTTGTGTTTCCCACGATGCCTCCGCGGCCGCTGAACATCTTCTTCGCCGTGTGCATCCTGCTGACCTGCAGCTCTACGTTAGTGCTG ATATTCTGGTACCGGCAGGGCAACCTGGAGCCCAAATTCAGGAATCTGATCTACTTCATGCTGGCGTCCATCGTGCTGCTGTGTATATGTGCCAACCTCTACTTCCATGACGTCAGGTAA